One part of the Anaerolineae bacterium genome encodes these proteins:
- the pglZ gene encoding BREX-4 system phosphatase PglZ produces MTVHDVETLLTEVSYEAVSYTRFPVRFILVTGVNAWRELIPALRAQMDACIDLSSLCESEDVLPYLPKVLALARSQEVPRAVVLPVAEALRLHPASSSLLSQLAQLEKPGHQRIYVPLLEVEDLFGETVARMDRYLAGALHPGWRLVGTGEISISVSASVPQWRRPHSIPGLREYFRRWERGEMADGCLVTSRPQVLSGRAGRVAITVYTSAFAQACQEIAGLDSAASDWGTEDQWRWLVEQAHQHDSVSTLAARQLNVVKYDPDRLLGQWLDLEPEARWLLWVWSKLEAPRDSYYGLVLEESQSAEALPQVAATAALGRNLSFGHLRERRQLLEHLGVDQPPSSFWQGFRTLQTPLKRLRALSGLSEREKREAVLATAELLETEVSEDVWLPVLEVCYPELAIYLTAYPYPDHPEVMKYFRLYARSRVCDRLLPGLVAMATAAAERKALWEFPTRAETIKAACPGGAKIVWLDAVGLEWAGLMSELLVRRGHQVRVHVARANLPSTTEHNREWGEEERPPRDMDKEAHSYDYRYPDSLVRQLEFISSVCHELASTLDPGETALLTADHGLTRFGADGQPVAAPREWRVHHWGRYADIAGGECHRRALTDCCLFYDGWAHLAVHGRFSGGGSNRGEVHGGATYEECLVPVILVQRAGPELVRLPVTFKVLSPTVRVSARGEGHLETVTSLPLEELRLVVAGHWLKGSRTGRDRWAFDVSRLRAGHYKGRLESPGQSPGQVEFEVRRGIAEDDMGLQGVWSG; encoded by the coding sequence ATGACTGTCCACGACGTGGAGACGCTGCTCACAGAGGTGTCTTATGAGGCTGTGAGCTACACCCGGTTCCCAGTCCGGTTCATCCTGGTGACGGGTGTCAATGCCTGGCGTGAGCTGATCCCGGCTCTGCGAGCCCAGATGGATGCCTGCATAGACTTGTCGTCGCTCTGCGAGTCAGAGGATGTGCTGCCGTATCTGCCCAAGGTCCTGGCGTTGGCCAGGAGCCAAGAGGTACCTCGCGCTGTGGTTCTGCCTGTGGCAGAAGCGCTCCGTCTCCATCCTGCCAGCTCCTCTCTGCTCAGCCAGTTGGCCCAACTAGAGAAGCCCGGGCATCAGAGGATCTACGTGCCGCTGTTGGAGGTAGAGGACCTCTTTGGGGAGACAGTGGCCAGGATGGATCGGTACCTGGCCGGGGCCCTACACCCGGGATGGCGCTTGGTTGGCACCGGCGAGATCAGCATCAGCGTGTCTGCCAGCGTGCCGCAATGGCGCCGACCTCATTCTATCCCCGGGTTGCGGGAGTACTTCCGAAGGTGGGAACGTGGGGAGATGGCAGACGGATGCCTAGTGACGAGCCGACCGCAGGTGCTATCAGGTAGGGCAGGTCGAGTTGCGATCACGGTGTACACAAGCGCCTTTGCCCAGGCGTGTCAGGAGATCGCCGGACTGGACTCAGCCGCGAGTGACTGGGGTACGGAAGACCAGTGGCGCTGGCTGGTGGAACAGGCCCACCAGCACGACAGCGTTTCTACCCTCGCCGCCCGTCAGCTGAATGTGGTGAAGTACGATCCCGACCGTCTGCTTGGGCAGTGGCTTGACCTGGAGCCCGAAGCGCGTTGGCTGCTCTGGGTGTGGAGCAAGCTTGAGGCTCCGCGCGATTCGTACTACGGGCTGGTGCTCGAGGAGAGCCAGAGTGCTGAGGCGCTTCCACAGGTAGCGGCTACAGCGGCATTGGGCCGGAACCTCAGCTTCGGGCACCTTCGCGAGCGGCGGCAGCTACTGGAGCACCTGGGGGTTGACCAGCCACCATCGTCTTTCTGGCAGGGGTTCCGAACGCTGCAGACACCCCTGAAGCGATTGCGCGCGCTGTCAGGCCTCTCCGAGCGAGAGAAACGGGAGGCAGTGCTGGCTACAGCGGAGCTGCTGGAGACAGAGGTGAGCGAAGACGTCTGGCTTCCGGTGCTCGAAGTCTGTTACCCAGAGCTGGCGATCTACCTTACTGCCTATCCGTATCCTGATCACCCTGAGGTGATGAAATACTTCCGCTTGTACGCTCGGTCCCGAGTGTGTGACCGTCTTCTCCCAGGGCTGGTGGCGATGGCCACAGCAGCCGCCGAGCGGAAGGCTCTGTGGGAGTTTCCCACTCGCGCAGAGACGATCAAGGCTGCGTGTCCAGGCGGTGCCAAGATTGTGTGGCTAGACGCCGTGGGTCTCGAGTGGGCGGGACTGATGAGCGAACTGCTGGTGCGTAGAGGGCATCAGGTGCGTGTCCACGTCGCCCGAGCCAATCTGCCGTCAACGACCGAGCACAACAGGGAGTGGGGTGAAGAGGAGCGGCCACCACGAGACATGGACAAAGAAGCGCACTCCTACGACTACCGATATCCCGACTCCCTGGTACGGCAGCTGGAGTTCATCAGCTCGGTGTGCCACGAGCTCGCGTCCACCTTGGACCCCGGGGAGACTGCGCTGCTGACTGCAGACCATGGCCTCACCAGGTTTGGCGCAGACGGGCAGCCAGTGGCGGCACCGAGGGAATGGCGCGTGCACCACTGGGGTCGGTATGCCGACATCGCAGGTGGTGAGTGTCACCGGAGGGCACTGACGGATTGCTGCCTCTTCTACGATGGATGGGCGCACCTGGCGGTTCACGGTCGCTTCAGTGGCGGTGGCAGTAACCGAGGAGAGGTGCACGGTGGCGCAACGTATGAAGAGTGCCTCGTGCCCGTCATTCTCGTCCAGCGCGCTGGGCCAGAGCTCGTCCGCCTGCCGGTCACGTTCAAGGTGCTATCCCCGACGGTGCGAGTCAGTGCTCGCGGAGAAGGGCACCTTGAGACCGTCACTAGCTTGCCCCTGGAGGAGTTGCGGCTCGTGGTTGCTGGGCACTGGCTGAAGGGCAGCCGCACGGGCAGAGACCGCTGGGCTTTCGATGTGTCGAGATTAAGGGCAGGTCACTACAAGGGAAGGCTGGAATCACCTGGCCAGAGCCCAGGCCAGGTGGAGTTCGAGGTACGCCGCGGCATAGCAGAGGACGACATGGGGCTGCAGGGGGTGTGGAGTGGCTAA
- a CDS encoding phosphoadenosine phosphosulfate reductase family protein, whose product MSYRTIWDEETGGVLLTDGDDGAIQGEVRPVFFEELDLFGFDTEWQYDRIQEPLLWAVDRRYYYRGRQVAEAKGGGFFEKPKIEFQEKGLQLEPADVPVMLRKNAYIMSGLVHRAIEFIDRTYNQYRDKVDIATVAFSGGKDSLVVLDLVQRTLPPDQFVVVFSDTTMEISATYEAVERAKARFPELTFLTARSHKPATQTWRELGPPSRIMRWCCTVHKTAPNLLLLRELVGKPTVSALVFDGVRAAESQRRSQYGEISVGGKHATQVNVSPILQWGPLQTLLYILQRDLPLNTGYRYGLGRVGCSVCPFGSSWSEAVLSMACPDDVSALTAILYDCAASSGLAPERAEEYVNQGQWKVRSGGRDIEAGGLRVAEHEQDGTLTFVLRHPSENWLEWAKVLGSISLEDRAQGVIRMEDKHCRYQIHRSSDSLTVQLSGIEADYRVLKSYIRATVYKTAYCTHCRGCAVECPTGALSMGDRVHVNEALCCHCYQCLKLTEKGCWAAKSLGTTNGGGRMGRISTYQTFGMRLSWLKEFMEKRESWWGSSDLGNRQIEAMRAWLREAELIRGSALHITELVGKLSRFGPESPITWSVIWCNLVRNSSLIAWYTTDVPWGGNWSRRELIEHMPAGASERTRENAATALLGTLRATPLGSIGAGEVLSDKERGPRVHKLGWRSPSGHAVLYSLYRYAERMGRHRITLSELLDGAVEGPHAVFGLDVDLLSRLLRGMSSLWPDWISVELTRDLDNIHMDSGKTSSDVLDLPQ is encoded by the coding sequence GTGAGCTACCGCACCATCTGGGACGAAGAGACGGGAGGTGTCCTTCTCACCGATGGGGACGACGGCGCCATCCAGGGTGAGGTGCGCCCTGTCTTCTTCGAGGAACTGGATCTTTTCGGGTTCGACACCGAGTGGCAGTACGACCGAATACAAGAGCCACTGCTCTGGGCGGTGGATCGGCGCTACTACTACCGAGGCCGCCAGGTGGCAGAAGCCAAGGGCGGAGGCTTCTTCGAGAAGCCGAAGATCGAGTTTCAAGAGAAAGGCCTGCAGTTGGAGCCGGCAGATGTGCCGGTGATGTTGAGAAAGAACGCTTACATAATGAGCGGACTGGTCCACCGGGCGATCGAGTTCATTGACCGTACCTACAATCAGTACCGCGACAAAGTGGATATTGCCACCGTGGCCTTCAGCGGCGGCAAGGACTCTCTGGTGGTGCTGGACCTGGTGCAGCGGACTCTGCCGCCGGACCAGTTCGTGGTCGTCTTTAGCGACACCACAATGGAAATCAGTGCTACTTACGAAGCGGTGGAGCGGGCGAAGGCACGGTTTCCTGAGCTGACGTTCCTGACCGCTCGGTCGCACAAGCCGGCCACTCAGACCTGGCGGGAGCTGGGGCCGCCGAGCCGGATCATGCGATGGTGCTGTACGGTACACAAGACTGCTCCGAACCTCCTGCTACTGCGAGAGCTGGTGGGCAAACCGACGGTATCTGCGCTGGTATTCGACGGAGTGAGAGCCGCTGAGAGCCAGAGGCGCTCACAGTACGGAGAGATATCGGTAGGCGGCAAGCACGCCACGCAGGTGAATGTGAGTCCCATCCTGCAGTGGGGCCCCCTGCAAACGCTCCTATACATTCTGCAACGTGACCTGCCTCTGAATACTGGATACCGGTACGGGCTGGGCCGTGTAGGCTGCAGTGTGTGCCCCTTCGGCTCAAGCTGGAGCGAAGCGGTTCTCAGCATGGCCTGTCCTGACGATGTTAGTGCCCTGACAGCTATCTTGTACGACTGCGCGGCGAGTTCAGGACTAGCACCCGAAAGAGCTGAGGAGTACGTGAATCAAGGCCAATGGAAGGTCAGATCAGGCGGGCGAGACATTGAGGCAGGGGGTCTTCGAGTCGCGGAACACGAGCAAGATGGCACCTTGACATTCGTCCTTCGGCATCCATCTGAGAACTGGCTTGAGTGGGCTAAGGTGTTGGGCAGCATCAGCCTCGAGGACAGGGCTCAGGGCGTGATCAGAATGGAAGACAAGCACTGCCGTTATCAGATTCATCGCAGCAGTGACAGCCTGACCGTGCAATTGAGCGGCATCGAGGCGGACTACCGCGTCCTCAAGAGCTACATTCGCGCCACCGTCTACAAGACAGCATACTGCACTCACTGCCGTGGGTGCGCGGTGGAATGCCCTACAGGGGCCCTCTCGATGGGAGATAGAGTCCATGTCAATGAGGCGCTATGTTGTCACTGCTACCAATGTCTGAAGCTCACAGAGAAGGGCTGCTGGGCAGCTAAGTCACTCGGCACCACTAATGGGGGCGGGAGGATGGGACGAATCAGTACCTACCAGACCTTCGGAATGAGGCTGTCCTGGCTAAAGGAGTTCATGGAGAAGCGAGAGTCATGGTGGGGCAGCAGTGATCTGGGCAATCGACAGATCGAAGCGATGAGGGCCTGGCTACGGGAAGCGGAACTCATTAGGGGCAGTGCCCTTCACATCACAGAGCTTGTCGGTAAGCTGAGCCGGTTCGGTCCGGAGTCTCCCATTACATGGAGCGTGATCTGGTGCAATCTGGTAAGAAACTCCTCACTTATAGCATGGTACACGACGGACGTGCCCTGGGGAGGCAACTGGTCCAGGCGAGAGCTCATCGAGCATATGCCCGCAGGCGCAAGTGAGCGGACTCGCGAGAATGCGGCAACGGCTCTCCTCGGAACGCTACGCGCCACCCCTCTGGGGAGCATCGGGGCTGGCGAAGTGCTCTCAGACAAAGAAAGAGGTCCCAGAGTGCACAAGCTGGGATGGCGGTCACCAAGCGGGCATGCGGTCCTCTACTCGCTGTACCGATATGCTGAACGTATGGGTAGACACAGGATCACCTTATCGGAACTCCTAGACGGAGCGGTAGAGGGCCCCCATGCAGTCTTCGGGTTAGATGTGGACCTGCTAAGCAGACTTCTGCGGGGCATGTCATCATTGTGGCCGGACTGGATATCCGTCGAACTCACGAGGGACTTAGATAACATCCATATGGACAGCGGAAAAACGTCTAGCGATGTGCTGGATCTGCCTCAATGA